The nucleotide window TTATATTAACTTTTTAAAGCAAATTAAGAATTGTTTGCATATTACACAAAAACTTATCTCAATTAATATAATGTATTATTACCTTTTATAATCATAAGAAAAATATATAAGGAGCAAATACACTATGTCAAAAATTAAATCTTCAAAAGAAATAGTTGATAATATGGGTATAGGTTGGAATTTAGGAAATTCTTTAGACTCCTATAGTCCATGGATAACAAGTAATAATCCTCTTGATTATGAAGTATCTTGGGGTAATCCTGTAACTACTAAAGCTATGATAGACAAAGTCATAGAAGGTGGTTTTAAAACCATTCGAATTCCTGTAACTTGGGATACTCATATAGGCGAATCACCAGATTATAAAATCAATGATACTTGGATGAAGAGAGTTAAAGAAGTTATAAATTATGCTATATCAAATAATGTTTATGTTATATTAAATTTGCACCATGAAGATAATTGGCTAATTCCTTCTTTGGAAAAGGAAGCTGAAGTTACCGTTAAACTTAAGAAAATATGGATTCAAATTGCAAATGAATTTATAGATTATGATGATCATTTACTTTTCGAATCTTTCAATGAAGTAAGAGAAAAAGGATCACCTTTTGAATGGACAGGCGGTACTAAAGAAGGACGTGCTATCGCAAATAGATATAATGCTGCTGTTGTAAAAACAATTAGATCTACTGGTGGAAATAACAGTGAACGATCTATATTAATACCAACCTATGCTGCTTCTGGAGCATATGAGGCTATAAATGATCTTATTATACCAAACTCTAAAAATATTATCGTATCAATTCATGACTATTTCCCTTACAATTTTGCTATGAATTGCTCTGATGAATATGCAACAGATAAATGGGGATCAGATAATGATAAAAAGGAATTGATAGAAAGACTTAACTTATTCTATTATACTTTTGTTTTAAAAGGTATTCCTGTAATAATAGGTGAGTTTGGCTCTACTAATAAAAATAATCTATCTTATAGAGTAGAACATTCAAAATGCTTTGTCTCATATACAAAGAAAAGGCATATTGGTTGTATATGGTGGGATAATAATGCAAATTCTATTGGTGCTGAAAATTTTGGACTATTTGATAGGAGTAATCTTAATTGGTATCATCCTGAAATTCATAATGCACTAATCAATTCATACAACAACACTGATTTTTAATAAAAAAGTTTCTAAAAAAGCTGTTGAAATCCTAACTAAAAAAGCTAGCTTTTCAACAGCACTTACCTTCATATTAAACTTTTTTTAATATGCTTTCTAACTCATTATTTAAAACTGAATTTATCGCCTTTGCTACCCCTAAATTGTAGTTGGCATCTGTAATATATTTAGCAATTGCTTTTACTTCTGGTATAGCATTTTCCATTGCTACACTTTCTTTAAACATCTCAAACATAGAGTAATCATTAAAGCTATCACCTAAAACCATTACGTTATCATTTTCAAGACCCATTTCTTTTGTTACTTTCTCTAAAATACTACCTTTTGTAGCTTTTATATCAGTAACCTCAATATTATCATTGAAAGATGATGATATTTCTAATTCTCCTAGTTTGCCGATGTCATTCTTAACCTTTTTTATTAAATCTATATCACTATGGAAAGCAACAAATTTTCTAATCTCTATTTCTGAATTTAAAAAGCTTTCAACATCATCTACATATTTT belongs to Clostridium bornimense and includes:
- a CDS encoding glycoside hydrolase family 5 protein, giving the protein MSKIKSSKEIVDNMGIGWNLGNSLDSYSPWITSNNPLDYEVSWGNPVTTKAMIDKVIEGGFKTIRIPVTWDTHIGESPDYKINDTWMKRVKEVINYAISNNVYVILNLHHEDNWLIPSLEKEAEVTVKLKKIWIQIANEFIDYDDHLLFESFNEVREKGSPFEWTGGTKEGRAIANRYNAAVVKTIRSTGGNNSERSILIPTYAASGAYEAINDLIIPNSKNIIVSIHDYFPYNFAMNCSDEYATDKWGSDNDKKELIERLNLFYYTFVLKGIPVIIGEFGSTNKNNLSYRVEHSKCFVSYTKKRHIGCIWWDNNANSIGAENFGLFDRSNLNWYHPEIHNALINSYNNTDF